ACAGTTGATATTTTGGGCAATTTTAAGAAGAAACACATCTTTATATCATGGCTTTTGATTAGATTTTACTTACACAGTTTAGTATTTTACCATTCTTCCTATCCATtaatttttttatcttttagtCTTCAGGCTTAGCCTCTTTATTGTATAATTTTCATTACTTTAATTATGTCTTTGCACTTATGCTAACTTTTTGTTCATTTAATTGATTTGTTTTCATCCAGTCTCTGGTGTGTCTTCGGTACATTGTTGAGAATAAGATTGAGGACTTAAGTTGTAGTCTTTCAAGCTCTATATGTAAATAagtatctgtgtttgtgtttgtgtttgtgtgtgtgtgtgactgtgtgtgtgaaagagagagagaaagagagagagaaactttagGGATACTTAATACTGCTTTTATGGTATAAATAACCTGGTACATTGAATTTGTATGAAAAgtgctctataaataaagtttgattgATTAATGATAAATTGCTTGATGGATAAGTGTGAGCCTTTGtcgatgttggatggatggatggatgcataaTAGAcaaatagatggatggatggtaacCAGGCACTTTTCAAAAGGTCAATGACCTCAAGGTAAACTATAGAAAGGTGCTTCTGATTAATGATTGAagaaccaacaacaacaaaaaaatcattATGCAGCAACTTTGTTTGAAGAGCTACTGTAGGGCCAAGAGGAGAGGCCTAAATGTCATCTGCTCATTGAAGTCTGGTagtcaaaatgaaagaaagctaCATGTAAGAGAACTGATGCATCATGTAACGGTTCTTCTTActctgtaattattgttgttatgctAGTGACGTGTTTTCCCCTTGTTGAGAAAGTTCCCACGATTCCATTCATGCCATTGCTGCATACCGATCGGTCCACGTGCACAACAGGTGAGCTCTTCCTCCAATCACAGCCTGATCTCATGATGCCAAAGAGAAACAAAGGACCCTCAAGAACAAAGCCAAAATGGACCAGAGGTCTTCATCAGAAACAGGCAACAAAACAGTTCCTGTGAGACCCTTTACAGCCCTCAGCCCTCTCCGTGTTATTACCTTTACAACATAGTTCACAAAAGATGACCCACAATCCCTAACTAGCACTGACATGAAGCTTGGCATCTAAAATGTGGACAAACTGCAAtcacaacattttttttaaaccaaaggAGGAGCGCGCCTGGGTGCATCCTCCTCAACAAAAAGAGCTCCTGGGTGACTTTAAAGCGTCACTATGACTCACCTGCACTAACAAGCAAAAGCTGGGATTTCACGAGCCGGTAAGAAGAcgttttgatttatttctgtCAGTGTGGTGTTGAACCCATTTTACCCTTCGCGAGGAACTCCTGACACCTTTAACTTTTAGCAAACACAATGTGCGCTGGTTTACATTTACCGTTGGTATTTAAACCCTCCGATTGTCAAAAGCATTCCTCAGTGATGAGACCGTCCTTTGTTGGCTGTGCTTCTTCTTTTATCAGGAAAGGGCAAACCAAAGATTCCAGATGATGGcaggtaattaaaaaaaataaaaacgtgCAGAAATATCAAACATCTTTTTTGACTCTTACCTgaaatgttgctatatttgaGCAGATCACGGAGACCTTTGTGAGGGGGGGGACACCGCCTACTGTATGAATGGAGGGACCTGCTATAAAATAACATTCATGGATACACTCACCTGTGTGTAAGTCTGACATGAAACATCCTTTTAAAACCACAACATCAAatgacacatgcacagacacacacagtctgagATCACACTAGCGTTATAAAATGTTGAAGCAAAATTGAGACTaaagtcaaacatttaaaaaaaaaaagaaagaggaacctCCATTTTTAGGGTCTTGAAAGTATTCTGAGAGTGTTTGAAGCTCAGATTTTAACATTTAGGCATATTTTTTGCAGTCAATAACTGTCCCGGACACCTCAATGTCAGGCTTTCCTCCCTGCAGCCACTTTCAGTTGCAGCTGGTTTGTGGGTCTGTAGTCCTCAGTAACTGAACTGTCTCACAGCTGAGGCCGACACCAGGGCACTGACTTGGTTACAGAAGATGAAGCTTGCCTCCAGAGGTTGTTTGGCTCGTAATTCATTTTCTACTGATCGCTAGATACAGTTGTTGTCACCAGTGAAAACTGCAAATCCACATTTTTTCTTGTCCAATGATGGTCTCCTTCTGTTTGCACTGAACCTGGATCTCATTGGTCCGCTGCAATTCTTTATCAGCCAACTATCACTAATGAACCAACAACTATAAATGATGCCTTCTGCACAATGAAACCAAAAGTTTGCACTTGCATCTATCTGTCAAACTAAAAAACAACCATCCTGTTTCAAGTTAAACAGTGACGGTATAGTAACAGTCCATATGTTGTATCAGATGCAATTCAAACTACAAAGGCAGTCGGTGTGAGCAGTTCCagctcttcagcagctccacctctgcagagagagcaggacTGATCGCTGCCATGGTCGTCGTTGCTCTGTTCATCTCAGTCAGCCTGGCGGTCATAATCTACTACGTACGCAAGTGAGTGCAGCGTGGATTTAAGAGGACTGGTACAACCAAAATCCACTTGATTTAATAGAGCCTCTTGTTACTTGCAGGATGTTAAAAGCCAAGAAAAAGAGGCAACAGAGCACCCCGCAACAGTACTGGAGGGTCAAACCCAGAGTATGATCCCCGTTCTGGCTTTGCTGCTCTGTGGGAAGAGTCACTGGACTTACTGGAGCCATTATTGCATCAGACTGGGATTGATCAACAAACAAGAGGAGGCTGCCGGCTGATAATTCTTCCTCATTTATCGTGAGGTTTCCTAATTCTGGGCAGTCTGAAAGAAGCTATAACTTGTCAGCACACGTAGTCGTGGGGTAAGTGGGTGGGAGCTGAATCACACCATCCACACAGTCTCTTAAATTTAAAAGACATTTCAAGTTATGTGCATTATTAATGAAAGGTATTTGTAAATTTATGATGGactatgtaaaaaaaacaagacaaaacatAAACTATAATTCTTCAGTAAATATTTAACTTCTAATCTAATTTACGGCATCAATGAATGAACACGTTCCCCATGCTTTCAGGAGATATTCTTTACATTTTGTAAATAGATTTAATGATCATTATTGCATGATTTAACAGTGATAAACACTATGTTTCTTCTACAAAATGTATTAAAGAAAAACTTCATAATTAACCATATTTACCTCTTGAACTCGCCTTGAATGTTTTCATCACTCTGTAGTTTAAAAAGGTAGGATTGGCCATAAAAATGCAGGATAACACTGTGTGTAGGAGTCCGTATAATTATAGAGTATCCCAGGCCATTCATTACTCTCTTTAAATCTTAAAACAGGGGCAGAGGAGATCCCCAGAGTATCATAATGAGAATGGTTGCATCACATTCAATTCAGCCAGTACCACAGTGACCTAAAACTTGTTGGACTGCATTGCAATCAGCCTAATAGTCTCTTTTAGTCTCTTTTAGGCACTTTCGACAAACCATCTGGAAAGGAGAAATGCAACATCCCACTGACAACAGCTTAGCTGCTTGTAAAATTAATGTTCTTCTTCACAGAACAGTTGCACAGGCATTCTAGTATTTTAactcaatttttataaagtctgaGGTATCACCGGTTGCTTTAAAGCACAAAGTAGGATGTTGCCAGCCTGTCATTGTGCTTATTCTCAACAGGGAAGATAAGAGTACATCAACTGGAGAAAACACCCACTCAAGTCTAAAAATTGTTTTCAAAAAAGTTAATGTTACGATGAGGAAATATACATTGCAAGAAAATACACAATTATTGGACCCCCCAGCCCCCAATTCCAGTCATTCCTTTCTTTGCCTAAAAAAAGCTTAAAATGTACGTAAACTTTGTGGTTGAAGTCTATATTTGCATACAATAATGTAATCTGGCGCCACCAAGCGGCAAAATCCAGTACcaaatggatttaaaaaaaaaaaaaagaaaagttgggctttgcaaaagaaaaaatTTATTCTCCACCATTTTTTGCTACAATATTTAGAATTAGATCAAAGGATGATATTATCTGAAGGGATAAATTCAAAGGCCTCTTGCTCTGTCAAACTCATGTGCAATTTTTAATGCAGTGCTATTGAGTCCTACCGACTGCATGTTAGTCAAAATTGTCACAACCACCCCCTGCGGAGGGACAGGGACCTGGCCTTGGGGCTGGTTCATCTCCTCACTGGGTAACACCAAGAGGACACTGCTAGCCCCTACAGCGCCTCCTGTGTGTGACACATAGTGTCTGCGCTTCCTGCACTGGCCGCATTTTTGGAATTTTTCCACTACCAGCCAAGCCTGTGCATAGAGTCCGTCCTTATCCCAGCTGGCCTCTGTCCTGTCAACGGGTGTCCACAGATCTTTGGCAGTTTGGGGTTTAAGGAAGCCAGGAAGCAAATCCTGCATGTCCTTGAGCTGGGCCACCTGGTAGCTGTAGAGCAGAGCATTACCGAAAAGTAGCAGGTCCCCCACGGTGGAAAGAAAGCCACCTCCTGCCCACTTGTATGAGTTGTCCACATATGGACAATTAACAACACGGCCTCTTTTGTTGAGGAGGTAAAACCTGCAGAAGAACATCAAactagtattattattattacgaACACATGCTTGTCCAATCTATCTGATGTTAGGGATGTGAGACACTTGTGATGATATATTATCTGACCTGGATCTGTGATAAATAATAGGGTCATTTTCATCAGGGACAGTGTTGAGCATTCCCAGGTCACGAAACATGCTCATCATGAGATCCAGGAAGCTCCGTTCAGCAGCTCGCTCCATTACAGCACTAAGCAGCGTAAAGGCATGGGTGGAGTAGAGGAAAGTAGAGCCTAAAGAAGATTATGTACACGTAAATCATTACATCGACAAAAGAAACACTTAAATGGGTTTTTGAAATATTAGGTGTTTTACCAGGTTGGAAAATGAGTGGGTCATCTTTGAAGAGGTCCAAAGCTTGAGTGACACTTTCAAACTTTTTCTTCAGGTAATATTCTTCATGCTCAAACTCCTTTTTGTTCTGAACCTCCTTGTTGCCATGATCTGCTCCAGGTTTATCCTTGCTTGAAGCCGAGTTCTTAGGAACCTCTTTTTTAATTACCGGTGCCTTTAACACTCTCTTTGCTTTCTCCTTGTCTTTCCTCACTTTGTTAGCGTCTTTCTCATAATGGCGTATTCCACTCAGATGGGACAGAAGCATACGAGGGGTTATTATGACCTGgaagaaaatgtgtgtgagtgtgagctgaAGGTGGAAAGAGCACACCATTGTTGGAGAAACTGGTGGATTTAGTTTCATTGACTTACATCCTTTCCTTCAAATTGCTTTTGAGGAAACTCCGGAACATATTTCTGGACGGGGACGTCCAAATCTAGTTTTCCTTCTTCGCACAGccgtgcagcagctgcagcggtGAGGGGCTTGCTGATGCTGGCGATTCCCATGACAGTTTCTGGCGTGCATGGCACACGATTCTCCAGATCAGCATAACCAAAcccttgaaaatgaaaaatgcaaaaatattaaacaataaaataagaATATTTATGGACTACGACGCAGCCCGTGGATATTCTAGTATTACTCTTGTACTTTTTTCCTTAataaatgtggcaaaaaaagagaaaagtttgTTTAAACAGTAGTGATGCGGTGAATAACCACAAAATGGTCGAATACAGCAGATATCGACCTTCAGACCAGATTAGAGATCCATCCACAGAAACTCCAACCACCACTCCTGGAGCCCCGACCTCGGTCTGGGTAACAGCAGAAACGGAATGAATGCATGCGCCACCTCAATCGGACGCCTATAAAGAGAAAGCCAAAAATAAACCCATGCACAAGCCTACCTCGCTGCTTACCTTTATCCGCTCCACAAGTTCCCTGCTAACTTTTCTGGCATCGCTGTAACGATCAATAGTCCGAGTCTTTGTTTCTTCGCCGGAAGTGGTAACCGCATCATTCTGATAGTTTAATCCGACAGCTACCGCTAACCCCGCACCAACACCGCAAAGCCAAACCCGGGACTTTGCCTTGCATTTAAAGCCAAAGCGGTGCGACTCTCCTGTGGATcctcgttgttgttgttgctggttgAAATATCTGACGCGATACGACCGCGGTGGCTTGATTGGCGCTCCGACTCCTTGCGGGGTTAACAAAGGAGATCCGTGCGCTTTTAAAAGGTTCCATTTGGCAGAAAAAGTACGTGAAGGAAATAATCGTGACATGTTTTCCTCACGACTAGCAGCGTTTATTATTGACTAAAACTATCATCGAAGGGGGTTGCGTCTCCCCACCACTTCCTCTTTGCGACATCGATTCAGACCAAAGCAATCGAGTTAGAGGCGAAACAATCAAGCGTCAATCATTCGATACGTACAGTCACATTATAGAGTTTATATATAAGTTGGTCATCGTTAATGGTCAACCTGGCTGACTGTTCGCTGCTACAGTACACTGCACACCGATGTTGTTAGCAAGATCCACAGTCATTTTCATATTCAAGAGCAACATCAATTTAAACTACATCTGATGAGAGGACGTGCGTTCTTTCCACTTTAGTcagataattatttatttttcattagaCTAGCAAAGAACAACTTAGGAGCTTTTTACTAGTCAATTCTAGACTGTGCGTTGAGTAAACCTCAACTGAACATGAGGTCTATTAATTATTGTTCGAGAAACGTCAACTCAACCGAGGCAAGTTTTCCGAGTGATCCCACCAGCTAAAAGTCAAACTGACGGTcatcaacacaaaaataacCAGGAAGCAAAGATGCAGAATTAAACATGCAAAGAGATTTTTACAATCTGCTGAGGAGGCTGTAGAATTTAtggtttttacatttatttaattcagATGACCTACAGGGTCAAGTCATGCACGTATCACAAAGTTggaaaacttttaaaatgtgcttttatttagatccttgtttgttttgtatgtttttaaaaacattagaTATGATAAACATCACCACTAACACATTGCTAAAACATAATACACAACCTGGTAACTCGACACATTTAAAACGACCTAAAAAATATGCAGTAAGGCATCAGTGTTTTCAGTCACTGTTTAATGATACAGTAGCACCAGTATacaaacatgacagaattaACCAATCTATACTTACATTTGTCAGGAAATGTTTTGTGGTAAAAATAACCTTACAGACTGCATAATATGCAACATGGTGTAATGCAGTTGCAACATTTCTAAACTTTGTCCTTTGGTATGTGCATAATCGAAGAGGAAAGACAGGCACCAGCTTTAATGCAGATGCCGAAAACAATCCTTGTAACCAGTGTTAGCTGTTGTTTCACCACGAGTTAAAATACAAACCAAAACAGCGATAGCCACAAATGTTTCGCGGATTGAGAAATGCTGACTGTTCAGATAAAATCTGGCTAGAAAACGAGTTTTTTAAAAGGCGGTTTAGATATCATCATCGGCAATGACCGAGCTTTACTTCCTATTAGCTTCTTGCCTTGGATGATGTCCACTGAAGGCAGAATggtgcaataaaaaaaacaaaaacacttggCTGTTTGAGCTCCACCACAGGCAACAAAACAATAAGGGGATTCTGGTAAGCAAGGTGCGTTTAAAGCTGAAACCACACTGGGTGTTGGGTCAGATTGAGCCTTCACAAGTTATTCAGTTCCATTAGAGTCTGGTCCATCATTTGGTGCATGTCGAGGTTCTCCTCTTTAGCTTGTGAAAGTTTTTCTGTTGGAATGGAAAATGAAGATGGTTTAATCTCAAGCATGCAAAATTAGTCAATCAGCAGGGATTAATCAATACTGCTCTATTTGAAAATGCTAATTTGTGTAAGTTATTGCAATGCTTTTGACGCAAACTAAACATCAGTACAACCAAGAATGTTAGCTAGCAAATGCAACTCTGCAGCAAAGACACAGCCATAATGTTACCCTAaaccacagaaaacacacaattgTTAAAACATTTGACTTGCATTTTCCCAGACAGTCACATTGATTTTAAAGCGAGCAGGCATCATAGCCACATAATATCttgggaagagggagagggaattCAATGCCTGCTGACACCTACCTTATCTTGCAAACGTTATAAAACACACTGGCAATATTTCAAATAAATTATGTGATCACATTATTGAGGTGATTTAGAATTCTAATAAAGGAAGGTGTTTTatagagttttgtttttattcaaatatgACAGGATTCTCTGTATCATACAAGGCCCGTGTTTGGTATAAATTCAGTGTTTTTTCATCCATCCTTTCAGCAACCAGATGAGGTTTAATTAAACATACGGTTCCCCTATAGAACCCCATATCTTCACTTCACAGCAGTCTTTCAGAAAATGCTTTTCACCAATACTAAATCTCTCTAATCCTCAATCTATCCTCCTGTCACTGAGCTAAACTGCTGCATCGGTCTCAAACAACTTGGCTCGGCTATAAAAGAACACTGTAAGACTGGACACCAGAAGCAGGTTGAGCAGAAACaaattttaaatcaataaacaGAAATCAGTAAAGAAAAGACAGGACAGAGTAAAGAGATACAGGGTACACAGAAGAAAGggtgtttattttttccacagtgCAGATTCTAGATTCTGTACAAGGGGTGAGTTGCAGTTGAATGAAAGATGAAACACGTaagatggaaaggaaagaaaagacatAATGGAGAAGGGAAAATTGAAGGAGGACTGGAGAGAGCCGACAGATGCCGCTCAGCCGGCGAGAGACGTCTTTGATGAGGTGTAAAAAAATTATCTGTTGGGGAGAGAAAAAGTACGATGAAGCAAAGGAGCCGGTGTGGGACCTGCACGCTCATGGCACAGCAACACCAAGAACAGGGATGCACGAGCAGCACGCTGACAACACAAACTTGGCTCACGCATGTAAATGCGTGCATACACCATGTTCACACACTAGCAATGCAAAGGTGTCTTCATGGAAACCACACACGAACAAGACGTAAGAGGGAAACCGTCCAGTTGCACAGACACTGAACACCCCACTGTCTGATTTAAGAGCATATTAATTGGGCAGGATCATAACATGAAAGTTAATGTAGTTAAGAGaggtgcagggaggaggagattgATGCGGGGGCAGGGATAACGGGTACAGGTAGCTAGAAATTACATGGAGGTCATGTCGTTGAGGGCGTGGTCCAGCTCCTCGCTGATGGCCTTGTACTTCAGTTTCTGGGAGTACAACTCGTCTATTGGCGCGGTACAAAGGGAGCAAAGGTCAGAGGGCAAGTGACACAGAGGTCAAGGGTGAAGCACCAGCACAACATGGCAGGAGTTGGTGACAGCAAAAGAAAgtaacagagggaaaaaaaggaactgGATATTATGAGAGAAGGTGCGACGGCAGGGACCGGACTTTGGTTTCATGAGAGTATGAGTCACTGAACAATAATCCCTAATGCTGCTGATAAACATTAGACACTTTTACACCTCCAAACTAAGATGAAAACAAAGAATACTAGAGCAACCGATGACCGAAGAAATAAAAAGTAACAATGTGTCCAGCCAAATAACCAGGAAAAAAGTCGTACCTTCCAAGTCATCAATGGTCTTCTCAAGCTTGGCTACTGTCCTCTCAGCAAACTCGGCACGAGTCTCAGCCTGTGTTAGAGACACACGTTTATGAGTATGTGCATGTGATGCATCCATTCAGAACTGTGTAAACCATCCTGGACTTTAGACGACTCGTGATTCTTTACCTCCTTGAGCTTGTCTGTGAGGACCTTGATTTCCTCCTCGTACTTGTCCTCCTTTTGTGAATActaaaaaacacacatcagagTCTCAAAAAAGAGTCCATACTGTCACACTGCAGAAATATAGAATAAAACTGATATGAACAGATTGTGTTTCTCGGGCTCCTCTGGTTCCCTTCCACTGGAGGGGGGGTTGTAATCAGAGGGTTGGTCTTACCTTCTCAGCTTGGGCCTCCAGTGACTTCAGGTTGTTGGTCACAGTTTTCAACTCTTCCTCAAGCTCAGCACATTTGCTGATGGGGGTTCAGACAACGGGGGAAAGGTTGCCAAGAAGAATAGGAATAAGAGTGGGAATAGAGGTAAAGAGGAAAGTGAGGATGGACagaaatatagaaaataaatgaaaattcagaaacagtcagacagagagagagagagaagaaaaaaaataagaattacAGATATTTAAATGAGAAGAAAAGCCCAGTACCTCAAAAGTGCCttaaacagagcagaaatgtgcAACTCACAAAGACAATGGTTTAGAAAGAATGAAGCAAAGGTTAGGCCCTGCCTCTGCAATCAAATATCGGATGCACCTCATCTCAAATATGCATACGAGGAGTTATTCTTGCCAGATCTCTGTCATGATAGAGGCATGAAAGTGTCTAACTGTCAGAATGAAAGAGCATTAGCGAGGAGAGGGATGAGTAAAGGAAAGCGAGGCAGTGACTCAGGGGCAGGAATGAGGGGAGGAACCAGGGGTCCCTTTTTGCCTGTGGTACCTGCATAGCTGAACAGCTTATCGATTTCATGCTTTGCTCCATAGCCCTGAGCTCATCGTCCAGTCTTCGAGCCTCCCTGATAGAAGGTGTTGACGCAAGCCATGACCATTCAGATCACAAAACAGCATGCAAAGAGCCAGCATGTACGGTCAGAGAACGGAAGGAAAGTGTGTTAGTGCTCAAAGCATCAATGGCTAAAACGCAAGTGAAGGTGCGAGTCTCGGGAGCATCAGCTGCACGTGCACATGAAGAGGCCCTACCTTTCTGCCAGCTCGGCGCGCTCCTCTGTACGCTCCAGGTCGCCTTCAATGATGACAAGCTTACGGGCAACCTTTGGGCGCAGCACAGCAGTGAGTCACAGCGAAGGAGGAACCAGATCA
The nucleotide sequence above comes from Takifugu rubripes chromosome 9, fTakRub1.2, whole genome shotgun sequence. Encoded proteins:
- the nrg4 gene encoding pro-neuregulin-4, membrane-bound isoform isoform X1, with protein sequence MMADHGDLCEGGDTAYCMNGGTCYKITFMDTLTCVCNSNYKGSRCEQFQLFSSSTSAERAGLIAAMVVVALFISVSLAVIIYYDVKSQEKEATEHPATVLEGQTQSMIPVLALLLCGKSHWTYWSHYCIRLGLINKQEEAAG
- the nrg4 gene encoding pro-neuregulin-4, membrane-bound isoform isoform X2 — its product is MMADHGDLCEGGDTAYCMNGGTCYKITFMDTLTCVCNSNYKGSRCEQFQLFSSSTSAERAGLIAAMVVVALFISVSLAVIIYYVRKMLKAKKKRQQSTPQQYWRVKPRV
- the lactb gene encoding serine beta-lactamase-like protein LACTB, mitochondrial isoform X3, translating into MGIASISKPLTAAAAARLCEEGKLDLDVPVQKYVPEFPQKQFEGKDVIITPRMLLSHLSGIRHYEKDANKVRKDKEKAKRVLKAPVIKKEVPKNSASSKDKPGADHGNKEVQNKKEFEHEEYYLKKKFESVTQALDLFKDDPLIFQPGSTFLYSTHAFTLLSAVMERAAERSFLDLMMSMFRDLGMLNTVPDENDPIIYHRSRFYLLNKRGRVVNCPYVDNSYKWAGGGFLSTVGDLLLFGNALLYSYQVAQLKDMQDLLPGFLKPQTAKDLWTPVDRTEASWDKDGLYAQAWLVVEKFQKCGQCRKRRHYVSHTGGAVGASSVLLVLPSEEMNQPQGQVPVPPQGVVVTILTNMQSVGLNSTALKIAHEFDRARGL
- the lactb gene encoding serine beta-lactamase-like protein LACTB, mitochondrial isoform X2 yields the protein MSRLFPSRTFSAKWNLLKAHGSPLLTPQGVGAPIKPPRSYRVRYFNQQQQQRGSTGESHRFGFKCKAKSRVWLCGVGAGLAVAVGLNYQNDAVTTSGEETKTRTIDRYSDARKVSRELVERIKTEVGAPGVVVGVSVDGSLIWSEGFGYADLENRVPCTPETVMGIASISKPLTAAAAARLCEEGKLDLDVPVQKYVPEFPQKQFEGKDVIITPRMLLSHLSGIRHYEKDANKVRKDKEKAKRVLKAPVIKKEVPKNSASSKDKPGADHGNKEVQNKKEFEHEEYYLKKKFESVTQALDLFKDDPLIFQPGSTFLYSTHAFTLLSAVMERAAERSFLDLMMSMFRDLGMLNTVPDENDPIIYHRSRFYLLNKRGRVVNCPYVDNSYKWAGGGFLSTVGDLLLFGNALLYSYQVAQLKDMQDLLPGFLKPQTAKDLWTPVDRTEASWDKDGLYAQAWLVVEKFQKCGQCRKRRHYVSHTGGAVGASSVLLVLPSEEMNQPQGQVPVPPQGVVVTILTNMQSVGLNSTALKIAHEFDRARGL
- the lactb gene encoding serine beta-lactamase-like protein LACTB, mitochondrial isoform X1, giving the protein MSRLFPSRTFSAKWNLLKAHGSPLLTPQGVGAPIKPPRSYRVRYFNQQQQQRGSTGESHRFGFKCKAKSRVWLCGVGAGLAVAVGLNYQNDAVTTSGEETKTRTIDRYSDARKVSRELVERIKVSSETEVGAPGVVVGVSVDGSLIWSEGFGYADLENRVPCTPETVMGIASISKPLTAAAAARLCEEGKLDLDVPVQKYVPEFPQKQFEGKDVIITPRMLLSHLSGIRHYEKDANKVRKDKEKAKRVLKAPVIKKEVPKNSASSKDKPGADHGNKEVQNKKEFEHEEYYLKKKFESVTQALDLFKDDPLIFQPGSTFLYSTHAFTLLSAVMERAAERSFLDLMMSMFRDLGMLNTVPDENDPIIYHRSRFYLLNKRGRVVNCPYVDNSYKWAGGGFLSTVGDLLLFGNALLYSYQVAQLKDMQDLLPGFLKPQTAKDLWTPVDRTEASWDKDGLYAQAWLVVEKFQKCGQCRKRRHYVSHTGGAVGASSVLLVLPSEEMNQPQGQVPVPPQGVVVTILTNMQSVGLNSTALKIAHEFDRARGL